A stretch of the Cumulibacter soli genome encodes the following:
- a CDS encoding NUDIX hydrolase, translated as MAKQGRLTAAGGVVWRDGKKGPEVLLVHRPHRNDWSLPKGKPEDGENDLDTAVREVTEETGVRFVLGARLGSVTYPVKGKKKTVSYWAMRQCERDSAHSGPIDDGEIDDLAWHSLRSAYRILSYPEDATILRTFEKRGQGHPSLILVRHASAGKRSEWSGDDADRPLDAAGMAQASTLRSLAAFAPARLFAAPLTRCVQTAQPIADATGLRIKKSAAFADAALKSDAADSLQRLRDLAGGSGGAATAVVSQGDLIAAALDDLPATSTSPRKRQKGSVWVFCAADGVITSADYYPPSLAP; from the coding sequence GTGGCAAAGCAGGGGCGACTCACCGCCGCCGGCGGCGTCGTGTGGCGCGACGGCAAGAAGGGGCCAGAAGTGCTGCTGGTGCATCGCCCGCACCGCAACGATTGGTCGCTGCCTAAGGGCAAGCCCGAGGACGGCGAGAATGACCTCGACACCGCTGTCCGGGAAGTCACCGAGGAGACCGGTGTCCGTTTTGTGCTCGGCGCGCGGCTGGGATCGGTGACATATCCAGTCAAGGGCAAGAAGAAGACCGTCAGTTACTGGGCGATGCGGCAGTGCGAGCGCGATAGCGCGCACAGCGGTCCGATCGATGACGGCGAGATCGACGATCTCGCGTGGCATAGCCTGCGCTCGGCCTACCGCATCCTCAGCTATCCAGAGGATGCGACGATCCTGCGCACGTTTGAAAAGCGCGGCCAGGGCCACCCTTCCTTGATACTCGTGCGGCACGCCTCGGCCGGTAAGCGCTCAGAATGGTCCGGTGACGACGCAGATCGCCCTCTGGACGCCGCTGGAATGGCGCAGGCGTCGACATTGCGGTCGTTGGCGGCGTTCGCCCCGGCACGGCTATTCGCGGCGCCACTGACACGCTGTGTACAGACCGCGCAGCCGATCGCCGACGCCACGGGACTCCGAATCAAGAAATCCGCCGCGTTCGCGGATGCGGCGCTGAAGTCTGACGCCGCCGATTCCCTGCAGCGATTGCGCGACCTGGCCGGCGGGTCGGGCGGCGCGGCGACCGCGGTGGTGAGTCAGGGAGATCTGATCGCCGCTGCGCTGGACGATCTGCCAGCGACCTCCACCTCACCGCGTAAGCGCCAGAAAGGCTCCGTGTGGGTGTTCTGCGCGGCGGACGGCGTCATTACCTCCGCGGACTATTATCCGCCGTCGCTGGCGCCGTAG
- a CDS encoding HU family DNA-binding protein, producing the protein MNKSELIDALAARLDGDKKRANETIDAFTDIVFRAVGKGEKVSIAGFGVFERRPRAARIARNPATGEPVKLKKTSVPAFRPGTKFKGVVGGQIKLGAAPRAAKAAAAKKTAAAKATAPAKKTTAAAKKTTAAKKTTAAKKTTAAKSTARKTTAAAAKKTTAAKKTTAAKKTTAAAKKTTARKAPAKKTTARKSPAKK; encoded by the coding sequence GTGAACAAGTCCGAGCTCATAGATGCGCTCGCCGCTCGACTCGACGGTGACAAAAAGCGCGCTAATGAAACGATCGATGCCTTCACCGACATCGTGTTCCGAGCCGTTGGCAAGGGCGAGAAGGTGTCTATCGCAGGGTTTGGCGTCTTCGAGCGTCGCCCACGTGCGGCGCGTATCGCGCGTAACCCCGCGACCGGCGAACCGGTCAAGCTGAAGAAGACGTCCGTGCCGGCGTTCCGCCCGGGTACGAAGTTCAAGGGCGTAGTCGGCGGCCAGATCAAGCTTGGTGCGGCACCACGTGCCGCGAAGGCCGCCGCCGCGAAGAAGACGGCTGCCGCTAAGGCAACCGCACCGGCGAAGAAGACGACGGCGGCGGCTAAGAAGACCACTGCGGCCAAGAAGACGACTGCCGCGAAGAAGACCACCGCCGCTAAGTCGACGGCGCGTAAGACGACGGCAGCGGCCGCTAAGAAGACCACTGCGGCCAAGAAGACGACTGCCGCTAAGAAGACCACTGCTGCGGCGAAGAAGACCACGGCACGCAAGGCACCCGCCAAGAAGACCACGGCACGCAAGTCGCCTGCGAAGAAGTAA
- the leuD gene encoding 3-isopropylmalate dehydratase small subunit, with translation MQKFSTHTGTMAPLRRNNVDTDQIIPAVYLKRVTKTGFEDGLFSSWRANEKDFVLNRAEYSGASILVAGPDFGTGSSREHAVWALRDGGFRVVISPRFADIFRGNSLKDGLLTIVLPEAEVEWLMSVAEKNPTTQATVNLEARTITVEGSDPSNESDSVAKVIDFEIDDYSRWRLMEGLDDIGLTLRNADKIDEYEAKRPQFKPVTQ, from the coding sequence ATGCAGAAGTTTTCTACTCACACCGGAACAATGGCTCCGCTGCGGCGCAACAACGTCGACACGGACCAGATCATCCCCGCCGTGTACCTCAAGCGCGTGACTAAAACGGGCTTCGAGGATGGGCTGTTTTCGTCCTGGCGAGCGAACGAAAAGGACTTCGTGCTCAACCGCGCGGAGTACTCCGGCGCGTCGATCCTCGTTGCCGGACCCGACTTCGGCACCGGATCTTCGCGTGAGCACGCGGTCTGGGCACTGCGGGATGGCGGATTTCGTGTTGTGATTTCGCCCCGGTTCGCTGACATTTTTCGCGGGAACTCGCTCAAGGACGGGCTGCTGACCATCGTGTTGCCCGAGGCCGAGGTTGAGTGGCTGATGAGCGTCGCCGAGAAGAATCCGACGACCCAGGCGACCGTCAATCTCGAAGCCCGAACGATCACCGTTGAAGGCTCCGATCCGAGCAATGAAAGCGATTCCGTCGCCAAGGTGATCGACTTCGAGATCGATGACTACAGCCGGTGGCGGCTGATGGAAGGGCTCGATGACATCGGCCTGACCCTGCGCAATGCCGACAAAATCGACGAGTACGAGGCCAAGCGACCGCAGTTCAAGCCGGTCACCCAGTAA